One Kitasatospora sp. MAP12-44 DNA segment encodes these proteins:
- a CDS encoding phosphoribosylaminoimidazolecarboxamide formyltransferase has protein sequence MDLRYGINPQQAVASTAPVELGRWPVRVLQGSPSYINMLDALNSWQLVLEASRVLNRPAAASFKHVSPAGAAVAGPIDDVTAELYGIDRDSVGALTSAYLRARDADPKSSYGDFAAVSHPVDAELAELLTRVVCDGIIAPGYAPGTVATLSRKKNGRFLVMEADQAFTPPQHETREVFGLRLSQQRDEVTLSTALLDNVVCGTLPTTAAEDLLLGLAVLRYTQSNSVCYLRGGATLGIGAGQQSRVDCTRLAGAKADTWWLRRHPAVRALSFQPDTRRQDRINWQIRFVEGDLTPDERTRLSTVLSTPAPELTDEQRTRWLAGLAEVAFVSDGALPFRDNVDHAHRHGVAYIAEPGGSIRSGEVEAACREHQITLARTRLRLFHH, from the coding sequence GTGGATCTGCGCTATGGAATCAACCCGCAGCAGGCGGTGGCGAGTACCGCACCGGTGGAGCTCGGCCGATGGCCGGTCCGGGTGCTGCAGGGCAGCCCGTCCTACATCAACATGCTTGACGCGCTGAACAGTTGGCAGCTGGTGCTGGAGGCGAGCCGAGTCCTGAACCGGCCGGCCGCTGCCTCCTTCAAGCATGTCTCGCCCGCCGGCGCGGCGGTCGCCGGTCCCATCGATGACGTCACCGCCGAGCTCTACGGCATCGACCGCGACAGTGTCGGCGCGCTCACCAGCGCGTACCTGCGTGCCCGCGACGCCGATCCGAAGTCCTCCTACGGCGACTTCGCCGCCGTCTCCCACCCGGTCGACGCCGAGCTCGCAGAACTGCTGACCCGCGTGGTCTGCGACGGCATCATCGCCCCCGGCTACGCTCCCGGCACCGTCGCGACGCTTAGCAGGAAGAAGAACGGCCGCTTCCTGGTCATGGAAGCAGACCAGGCGTTCACGCCCCCGCAGCACGAGACACGGGAGGTGTTCGGCCTGCGGCTGTCCCAGCAGCGCGACGAAGTGACGCTCTCCACCGCTCTGCTGGACAATGTCGTGTGCGGCACACTGCCGACCACGGCAGCGGAGGACCTCCTGCTGGGCCTGGCGGTCCTGCGCTACACGCAGTCCAACTCCGTGTGCTACCTGCGTGGTGGGGCGACTCTGGGGATCGGCGCAGGCCAGCAGTCCCGAGTGGACTGCACGCGCTTGGCCGGCGCGAAGGCCGACACCTGGTGGCTGCGGCGTCACCCGGCTGTCCGGGCACTCTCCTTCCAGCCGGACACCCGGCGCCAGGACCGGATCAACTGGCAGATCCGCTTCGTCGAGGGCGACCTCACCCCGGATGAACGCACCCGCCTGTCGACGGTCCTGTCAACACCCGCACCCGAGTTGACGGACGAGCAGCGCACGCGGTGGCTCGCCGGCCTGGCAGAGGTGGCGTTCGTCTCGGACGGCGCGTTGCCGTTCCGCGACAATGTCGACCACGCCCACCGCCACGGTGTCGCCTACATCGCCGAGCCGGGCGGATCGATCCGGTCCGGCGAAGTCGAGGCCGCCTGCCGCGAGCATCAGATCACTCTCGCCCGCACCCGGCTCAGGCTCTTCCACCACTGA
- a CDS encoding hydrolytic protein yields MTTSAELGLPALTVSPGGVATTTLTVRNDTDIVEAYSLEVVGDCAPWTTVEPARVSLYPGTSERVTVRLAPARSPDVRAGEFPLGIRVLPTERPGLVTVPETTVTVTVFHELRAELAPRRRRGWLRARYRTSAHNLGNAVTTVTFAPAQAGEELRFGFAPERLLLQPGESAEARLRVRTRKLIWFGKQAAWPFEVAFQHDGGADDQAGPQPADRRQVLHGTFVQLPIFPKWLLALLAALIALLLAWFALVRPAVQSSARQAATQAVNQQAAALNPGGGGATPAGSAGGGTGGQSRPGGGQQSSGTGTGTGAGPAVPGTGQQSSTTIDVQTPGAGAAVGSYPVPQGKVFGITDIVVANFQGDQGLLTIKFGDQTITTIALETFRNQDYHWVTPIEVTEGQTVTANVTCQLPGTPASGKQASQCHELLNVSGEMSDLKH; encoded by the coding sequence ATGACCACATCCGCCGAACTCGGCCTGCCCGCCTTGACGGTGTCGCCCGGAGGGGTGGCGACGACGACCCTGACGGTACGCAACGACACGGACATCGTTGAGGCGTACTCGCTGGAGGTGGTCGGAGACTGCGCCCCGTGGACGACGGTCGAGCCGGCCCGCGTCTCGCTCTACCCGGGGACGTCCGAGAGGGTGACGGTACGCCTCGCGCCGGCCCGCTCCCCCGACGTCCGGGCGGGTGAATTCCCGCTCGGCATCAGGGTGCTGCCGACCGAGCGCCCCGGGCTGGTGACCGTCCCGGAGACCACGGTCACCGTCACGGTGTTCCACGAGCTCCGCGCCGAGCTCGCTCCGCGCCGCCGCCGAGGCTGGCTCCGCGCGCGCTACCGGACGTCGGCGCATAACCTGGGCAACGCGGTCACCACGGTGACGTTCGCCCCCGCTCAGGCCGGCGAGGAGCTGCGCTTCGGGTTCGCCCCGGAGCGTCTGCTCCTGCAACCCGGCGAGTCCGCCGAGGCCCGACTGCGGGTCCGCACGCGCAAGTTGATCTGGTTCGGCAAGCAGGCCGCCTGGCCCTTCGAGGTCGCCTTCCAGCACGACGGCGGCGCCGACGACCAGGCCGGCCCGCAGCCGGCCGACCGCCGTCAGGTGCTGCACGGCACCTTCGTCCAGCTCCCGATCTTTCCGAAGTGGCTGCTCGCACTCCTCGCGGCACTGATCGCGCTGCTGCTGGCCTGGTTCGCCCTGGTGCGGCCCGCGGTGCAGAGCTCCGCGCGGCAGGCCGCGACGCAAGCCGTCAACCAGCAAGCCGCGGCACTCAATCCGGGCGGCGGCGGCGCAACGCCGGCGGGCTCGGCCGGCGGGGGCACGGGCGGCCAGAGCCGGCCGGGAGGCGGGCAGCAGAGCAGCGGCACCGGTACCGGCACGGGCGCCGGCCCGGCCGTCCCCGGCACCGGCCAGCAGAGCTCCACCACGATAGACGTGCAGACCCCGGGCGCCGGCGCCGCGGTGGGCAGCTACCCGGTGCCGCAGGGCAAGGTCTTCGGCATCACCGATATCGTCGTCGCCAACTTCCAGGGCGACCAAGGGTTGTTGACCATCAAGTTCGGCGATCAGACGATCACCACCATCGCCTTGGAGACCTTCCGCAACCAGGACTACCACTGGGTCACCCCCATCGAGGTCACCGAGGGGCAGACGGTGACGGCGAACGTGACCTGCCAGCTGCCGGGCACTCCGGCCTCGGGGAAGCAGGCGTCCCAGTGCCACGAACTGCTCAACGTCAGCGGGGAAATGAGTGATCTCAAGCATTGA
- a CDS encoding LuxR C-terminal-related transcriptional regulator: MTSIETAHEAFVATQLAEKAGRVLVAVYAEDIVLHTGVVQQLRQRPEVELLTDGEAARAQVSLVVVDRLDEAVAERLRALRLSTSGRTGLVIGHFEVGGLQTVIECGVTAVLRRADADQDRLVHLVTALANDEGVMPGDLLARLLDRVGNLQRTMLDPRGLTLSTLSAREAEMLRLVAEGLDTGEIAAQTSYSERTVKNVLHEVTTRLGLRNRAHAVGYAMRQGLI, translated from the coding sequence ATGACGTCGATCGAGACAGCACACGAGGCGTTCGTGGCAACGCAGTTGGCCGAAAAGGCGGGCCGGGTGCTGGTGGCGGTGTACGCGGAGGACATCGTCCTGCACACCGGCGTCGTCCAGCAGTTGAGGCAGCGGCCGGAGGTGGAGTTGCTCACGGACGGCGAGGCCGCGCGGGCGCAGGTCTCCCTGGTGGTGGTCGACCGCCTGGACGAGGCCGTGGCGGAGCGGCTGCGCGCGCTACGCCTCAGCACCTCGGGGCGAACCGGGCTGGTGATAGGGCACTTCGAGGTCGGCGGCCTGCAGACCGTCATCGAGTGCGGTGTCACGGCCGTGCTGCGCCGCGCGGATGCCGACCAGGACCGGCTCGTGCATCTCGTCACCGCCCTGGCGAACGACGAGGGGGTGATGCCCGGGGACCTCCTCGCCAGACTGCTCGACCGGGTGGGGAACCTCCAGCGCACGATGCTCGACCCGCGGGGCTTGACCCTGTCGACCCTGTCGGCACGGGAGGCGGAGATGCTCAGGCTGGTCGCCGAGGGCCTGGATACGGGCGAGATAGCCGCTCAGACCTCGTACTCCGAACGCACGGTCAAGAACGTGCTGCACGAGGTCACGACGCGGTTGGGTCTGCGCAACCGGGCCCACGCGGTGGGGTACGCCATGCGCCAGGGCCTGATCTGA
- a CDS encoding choice-of-anchor C family protein: MFVKRACVIAATSVLLAGLGVTASAQTVSRFDDGSFEYPRVAVNSYTDLSAGQTIGPWTVTAGTVDLIGAGFWQAAEGDQSVDLNGVGPGAVAQTFTTVPGANYTVTYALAGNPAGPPILKTGSALIDGQDFQDFSFDTAGKSFTNMGYVNRQFTFQATNSATTIGFASTTPNSPFGPVVDDVRIERCAPCPTCSNG, encoded by the coding sequence ATGTTTGTCAAGCGGGCCTGTGTTATCGCGGCCACCTCTGTCCTGCTCGCCGGTCTGGGCGTCACCGCCTCGGCGCAGACCGTCAGCCGCTTCGACGATGGCAGCTTCGAGTACCCGAGGGTGGCGGTCAACAGCTACACGGACCTGTCCGCCGGGCAGACCATCGGACCGTGGACGGTCACGGCGGGGACCGTTGACCTGATCGGCGCCGGCTTCTGGCAGGCGGCGGAGGGCGACCAGTCCGTCGACCTCAACGGCGTCGGTCCCGGTGCGGTGGCGCAGACCTTCACGACCGTCCCCGGTGCGAACTACACCGTCACCTATGCCTTGGCCGGCAACCCCGCCGGGCCCCCGATCCTCAAGACCGGCAGTGCCCTCATCGACGGGCAGGACTTCCAGGACTTCTCCTTCGACACCGCCGGCAAGTCGTTCACGAACATGGGGTACGTCAACCGACAGTTCACCTTCCAGGCCACCAACTCCGCCACCACCATCGGTTTCGCCAGCACAACGCCGAACAGTCCGTTCGGGCCGGTCGTCGACGACGTCCGGATCGAGCGCTGCGCACCCTGCCCGACCTGCAGCAACGGCTGA
- a CDS encoding DUF4157 domain-containing protein, with protein MIEEERRRLGGDTDPVLSDAQPVQRSSVHQVLRTAGRPLDGTTRREMESRLGADFSDVRLHTGSAASASAAEVGARAYTSGNHVVIGEGGGDRHTLAHELTHVVQQRQGPVAGTDNGDGLKVSDPSDRYEREAEANAARALSTPLTPDRAWTPGEGKPPAAGGAVQRMPKRSKDEAEIKGNSPPPHRRTRSKANAADLDLNKPTLEFESDYEGPRTQRLHADQSIGFQQVARLKNPAGAPLRAATNYHFWQEVTDSYTQLVEADGLGDQTSSHEWMQDGPYRPNYTNPVINNSQNSIDFPDNPGFSTTARLTSGYWLKSYSISFRWKVARNTGSWNRNLPCWTSPVVTHTLTSAFDPENPEAAAPIAANAAGNHTWNVDLSTTGAAEGQ; from the coding sequence ATGATCGAGGAAGAACGGCGCAGGCTCGGCGGCGACACCGACCCGGTGCTGTCTGACGCACAGCCCGTCCAGCGCTCCTCGGTCCACCAGGTGCTGCGCACCGCCGGACGGCCCCTGGACGGAACCACCCGCCGCGAGATGGAGTCGCGCCTCGGCGCCGACTTCTCCGACGTGCGCCTGCACACCGGCAGCGCGGCCAGCGCCTCGGCGGCCGAGGTCGGCGCCCGGGCCTACACCTCCGGCAACCACGTCGTGATCGGCGAAGGCGGCGGCGACCGGCACACCCTGGCGCACGAGCTCACCCATGTCGTCCAGCAGCGCCAAGGGCCGGTCGCCGGCACCGACAACGGCGACGGCCTGAAGGTCTCCGACCCGTCCGACCGCTACGAGCGCGAGGCGGAGGCCAACGCCGCCCGCGCCCTCTCCACCCCGCTCACCCCCGACCGCGCGTGGACCCCCGGCGAGGGCAAGCCGCCCGCCGCCGGGGGCGCGGTGCAGCGGATGCCCAAGCGCAGCAAGGACGAGGCGGAGATCAAGGGGAACAGCCCGCCCCCGCATCGCCGCACCCGCTCCAAGGCCAACGCGGCGGATCTCGATCTCAACAAGCCCACCCTGGAGTTCGAATCCGACTACGAAGGCCCGCGGACCCAGCGGCTCCACGCCGACCAGAGCATCGGGTTCCAGCAGGTGGCCCGGTTGAAGAACCCCGCGGGCGCCCCGCTGCGAGCCGCCACCAACTACCACTTCTGGCAGGAGGTCACCGACTCCTACACGCAGCTGGTCGAGGCGGACGGCCTGGGCGACCAGACCTCCTCGCACGAGTGGATGCAGGACGGCCCCTACCGGCCGAACTACACCAATCCCGTCATCAACAACAGCCAGAACAGCATCGACTTCCCGGACAACCCCGGTTTCTCGACCACCGCGAGGCTGACGTCCGGGTACTGGCTGAAGTCCTACAGCATCTCGTTCCGCTGGAAGGTCGCCCGGAACACGGGCAGCTGGAACAGAAACCTGCCGTGCTGGACCAGTCCCGTCGTGACCCACACCCTGACGTCGGCCTTCGACCCGGAGAACCCGGAGGCGGCCGCGCCGATCGCCGCGAACGCGGCGGGAAACCACACCTGGAACGTCGACCTCTCCACGACAGGCGCCGCGGAAGGCCAGTGA
- a CDS encoding GNAT family N-acetyltransferase: MTAELRSAELTLCPWAEEHAGQLVAAAADPLVRQNTSMRVSDHAQALSWIAWQQEEWAAGERYAFAVLDTAGEVLLGHVVLKRPAKARARGSAEIGYWTAAHARGRAVAPRAVEAVTAWTLAGHAGPGVSRLELLHQVGNDASCRVAEKTGYLLESVMPAHPPTYPQDGHLHVRLAERQGWLATHSYG, from the coding sequence ATGACCGCGGAGCTGAGATCGGCCGAACTGACGCTGTGTCCCTGGGCGGAGGAGCATGCCGGCCAGCTGGTCGCCGCGGCGGCCGACCCGCTGGTGCGGCAGAACACCTCGATGCGCGTCAGCGACCACGCGCAGGCGCTGAGCTGGATCGCCTGGCAGCAGGAGGAGTGGGCGGCGGGGGAGCGGTACGCCTTCGCGGTGCTGGACACCGCGGGGGAGGTCCTGCTGGGCCATGTGGTGCTCAAGCGTCCGGCCAAGGCGCGCGCCCGGGGCAGCGCCGAGATCGGCTACTGGACCGCCGCACACGCCCGCGGCCGCGCGGTCGCCCCTCGCGCGGTCGAGGCGGTCACCGCGTGGACCCTGGCCGGCCACGCGGGCCCGGGTGTGAGCAGGCTGGAGTTGCTCCACCAGGTCGGTAACGACGCCTCCTGCCGGGTGGCCGAGAAGACCGGCTACCTGCTGGAGTCCGTCATGCCGGCGCACCCTCCGACGTACCCGCAGGACGGCCACCTGCACGTCCGGCTCGCAGAGCGTCAGGGGTGGTTGGCGACTCACTCATACGGGTGA
- the gcvH gene encoding glycine cleavage system protein GcvH, whose amino-acid sequence MAYPTDCKYTKDHEWIQAQGRTGLVGLTEHAQKQLGDIVFVEMPKVGDKFDAGDPFGTVESVKAVSELYMPVAGKVVETNGQLDEAPEDINDDAHHTWIIKIEMSNAKDLDGLLTADQYQAYIVAEE is encoded by the coding sequence ATGGCGTACCCCACCGATTGCAAGTACACGAAGGACCACGAGTGGATCCAGGCCCAGGGCCGGACAGGCCTGGTCGGTCTGACGGAGCATGCGCAGAAGCAGCTCGGCGACATCGTCTTCGTTGAGATGCCGAAGGTAGGGGACAAGTTCGACGCCGGGGACCCCTTCGGCACCGTGGAGTCGGTGAAGGCGGTGTCTGAGCTCTACATGCCGGTCGCCGGCAAGGTCGTCGAGACCAACGGGCAGCTCGACGAGGCGCCGGAAGACATCAACGACGACGCCCACCACACCTGGATCATCAAGATCGAGATGTCCAACGCCAAGGATCTGGACGGGCTGCTGACCGCCGACCAGTATCAGGCGTACATCGTCGCCGAGGAGTGA